In the genome of Mytilus edulis chromosome 14, xbMytEdul2.2, whole genome shotgun sequence, the window taacatatgacctcgggggCATTAATGTCTAtggttgtttaatatttttatctttatttcgaTAGtttcctttttgttatttttacattCAGTGTGCCAACAgcataaataaaatgtaataagaataaaaaatgaaaatgaaaatttctaCAGAGAAACCGTTCATGCGTTGCAAATGAAACATAGCGAAGTCATATATGTTATAGGATTAGAGATAATATTGATATTGCAAATATAAAGtagtaattagttatcaaaggtaccaggattataatttaatacgccagacgcgcgtttcgtctacataagactcatcagtgacgctcagatcaaaatagtaaatcAATATATGCCAAattaaaagaccaaaaaaaatcaaaaaaaaaatcgaacaagGTTAGTTTCTGCAAACATGTAATGGTGCAATCATATCATACTAtatcattcgtctcaactcggccgattccgtaccctcatctaacgagaatagcggattctaccgaggattacCGAGTGCATACTATAGATCTAATGACATCAACCACGTCGATTAAGGATATTCGGTTCTTTTTTCACttgtcagatattcggaatcctctagttttattcATGCCCGCTAACCCTTATTTACTTTTCATGATTGTATCATATATAGTTTCAAaagccttctttttttttaaatccttgttattttttcagttATTGAAAAACAATATTGCTAATGTtatatgtatgaaaaatctaAAGAGAatgatttcccgccaaattttcaattgattatatCTCGACAAAATGAACACGGACCTTTCAGTCTTTATCTGCTTTTTAAGTTccgcatttattttttttaacttttttatgacacgaaagttttttttagtttgagATACTAATCTTTATAGTTTTAGTAACCTTTAAACTTTACTATTTGTCAAGTCATGTGATATTTGAATGAAATGAATAGTTTAGCtatgtaatttttcattttaatttattaaatgattttttaattaaatttgttattatttaaacgataaatctttttgaaattgaaCAACAACCAAATTTTAGGAAatgttatatttacatatattcaaATGTGAAATGTTTTGTAGATGAGTGTCTCATAAGCCAATTTTATGGCTGGGTACtgattgttttaatgtatatttttattatgtcatTGTATAATGTTCAATCAGTATGCCAcacaataatagaaaaaaatgtatttattatttattgttatatttattatttatttatactgtTAATTTATAGAACTTGCCAGTCTTTTAAAACggttgttattttgaaacaggagcgaacatccttaaatgtcattgaaataaataaaatttaacacatttacagctgatttcctaatgcttgcaaagtaaaactttggttggcttgcttgctttgtttgtgtaattgtttatacaagctttgtaaataagattgacatctttataaacaatttatataggcaggcatagtttaacctgtatatatcatatttgaatttaatttagcGTTATCCTAATATCctaatgattgtacaatatacaaacaatgcaagcaagctaaccaagatTTTGTTCTACATGCCTTAGAAAattagctgtaaatttatttttaaaacatgaagTGTGAAATTTTAGTTTTAAGCGATGTTTACTACTTGTGAATTAGATTTCAATCTTATATTGTAGCATGAAACTTGCAATCAGCACACTTGCAATTACAATATGTCTTTGTGGCATTACCGGCATTCTCGCTGAAAACTATTACGGCGGTGCAGGAAATTATGGACATCCCGGAACATATGGCGGAAGTTATGGAGGGAGTTATGGTGGAAATGGAGGATACGGCAAAACAGGATATGGCGTAGGTCACAGTAGCTATGGTGGTTACTCTGGATATGGCAAAAAGAGTTACGGTGGAATAAGTGGTTACTCGGGTTACGGCGGAAACAGTGGTTACTCTGGTTACGGCAGCAAGGGATATTCCGGATATGGCAAAAAGGGAGGTTACATTGATGAAACTACAATTTACATGCCCCAACCGATTCCATATGGTGCTCCTTCATATGGATATGGTTCTGCTGCTCAGTACAATCCAGCTGGTTCCACTGGTATCTTTGGAGGAGAAGGTACTTCTCTTGCACTCGGTAAGTAATGTTAAAGAGTGTCATATAAGAACAGATAATGAAATATCCGTTTCTTGTTGgacttaaaattacaaaatagctTACATGTTACGTTTGTACCTATTCGCACGAAACATGATGACTAATAGATTCAAGCACATCAACGcgtaaaataaaaattacaaacacGCTGCATGATAACTAACTTGTACTTCTACTGCAAGTATACAGTAGTCATCAATATAGTCATGGACAGCAGCACAAACAAttatttgataacgtttttgctGACAAGAAAAGTACAACAGAAATATAACAAGAACCTCACAGTAATCGGACAAAGCTGTGTTACTATGAGACTGTAAATCTACTAGAGCAACAACTATTCCTACCAAAAGAAAGacactttctaatttttttttaccgtaTGAACCACTGATTGACAGACTTGCTCCCGAGCTTTACTCTTTTGCTTGATAAAGCAGGAGCTAACCCATGAAATAGACGCAAGCCAGCTACAAACAAGGTTTACATTTTTGATAATGTTTTAAGAAACAAATACACAATATTTAACAGACAAGAAAACATGGTAAAATTACTTTTAAcattcttttttcattttctaattttagttggAGGTTTGTTCGTTGCCATTGCATTGCTTAACAGAAACAACTAAATAGTTATCATATGATAGTAAGTATTGCACTTTGCTGTATACACATATGTACAAGCAAAATGAGTGTTGAAAGAAGTGTTCGACCttcataatttcaatattttctttatttcaaaatttaagcaAAATTCGCAAATCGGTGTTGACCCTTTGACTATAACAACTGTTTATGAAATAACTGTAAAATGGTAAGATAAACGCACTGTGATTTAAGTTCTTTTGATTTTCGCTTCATTTGATGCATTAAGCATTTATTAGATACAGAATGTTTACTGATGAGTGTTTAATTTGAAGCCTGAAATATGTATTTACGAATAGTGTTGATGTTATCATATATGTTATTAACTATTACAAATTAGAataaatgaaaatagttataGCCAATGATTTAAAAGAACTGAAACAGTGAGAGCGTATGACGAAAAGCTTCTAATCCGAATTGTGTCCATTCTGAAAAAATAGCAATAATagatgcacgcaataatttctgaatttcttttgttttagattttaatgtgACGCTGATCATC includes:
- the LOC139502768 gene encoding keratin-associated protein 19-2-like, coding for MKLAISTLAITICLCGITGILAENYYGGAGNYGHPGTYGGSYGGSYGGNGGYGKTGYGVGHSSYGGYSGYGKKSYGGISGYSGYGGNSGYSGYGSKGYSGYGKKGGYIDETTIYMPQPIPYGAPSYGYGSAAQYNPAGSTGIFGGEGTSLALVGGLFVAIALLNRNN